The following are encoded together in the Thermodesulfobacteriota bacterium genome:
- a CDS encoding outer membrane beta-barrel protein: MSKKWFVFALAAMLAGSAFAAEKESSRVTPNLDKGTKVLEGAGYIYLMGDEVQIQLAYGQFVADGIEVAAVAGLRDNDFYMSTELGVRAEYNLVLDSALVPFLSAGAVWADAEADDSDIDTDAAVFSVGGGAKYFIRDDVALAVDGSYLIATDDIFVDSEDGEVQDDEVRILLSVRFYFD, encoded by the coding sequence ATGAGTAAAAAATGGTTTGTGTTTGCACTCGCAGCTATGTTGGCGGGTTCGGCGTTCGCCGCTGAAAAGGAATCCAGCCGAGTTACCCCGAATCTGGACAAGGGAACCAAGGTTCTTGAAGGTGCAGGATACATCTATCTGATGGGAGATGAAGTCCAAATTCAGCTCGCCTACGGCCAGTTCGTCGCCGACGGCATCGAAGTTGCCGCGGTCGCTGGATTACGCGACAACGATTTCTACATGAGCACCGAGTTGGGAGTCCGTGCCGAGTACAACCTCGTACTTGATTCGGCTCTTGTGCCGTTCCTGAGCGCCGGCGCTGTCTGGGCCGATGCCGAAGCCGACGATAGCGATATTGACACCGACGCCGCCGTCTTTTCGGTCGGCGGCGGCGCGAAGTACTTCATCCGCGACGACGTTGCTCTTGCCGTGGACGGCAGCTACCTTATTGCCACCGATGATATCTTCGTCGATAGTGAAGACGGAGAGGTGCAGGATGACGAAGTCCGCATCCTTCTCAGCGTTCGTTTCTACTTCGACTAA
- a CDS encoding SUMF1/EgtB/PvdO family nonheme iron enzyme — translation MRLDKMLAPARLLLAAVSLFLLCCYGCAWWGAKGDQAGVLQKTASTEDADRKDPTQDQVVFRGQVMTAAERQAVLDREKAEAETEALRRQSEIARLMADGRAHLQESRWDAAIESFNNVLALDAAHMEARRLLAKAEQGREDEFKKAYTNDLGMTFVWIEPGGFQMGSPSKEQGRYGDEVQHPVILTRGFYLQTTEVTQGQWKKIMNDNPAFFKECGDNCPVEQVSWNDVRGFISRLNKKTGRIYRLPTEAEWEYACRAGTTGLFHTGDCLTDAQANYDSAISFYGCPRGKLRGKPVPVKSFPPNAWGLYDMHGNVWEWCADWYGDYPSGSVKDPAGPDSGASRVNRGGCWNRDAVYCRSAIRNDDAPDSRFNNLGFRLVLQP, via the coding sequence ATGCGATTAGACAAGATGCTGGCCCCGGCCCGGCTGCTGCTGGCTGCGGTTTCGCTATTTCTGTTGTGCTGTTACGGCTGTGCCTGGTGGGGTGCTAAAGGGGATCAGGCCGGCGTGCTTCAAAAAACCGCGTCGACTGAAGATGCCGACCGGAAAGATCCCACTCAGGATCAGGTCGTGTTCCGCGGTCAGGTGATGACGGCCGCGGAGAGACAGGCCGTTCTGGACAGGGAAAAAGCGGAGGCGGAAACGGAGGCGCTGCGCCGGCAGTCGGAAATCGCCCGGCTGATGGCCGACGGCAGGGCGCATTTACAGGAAAGCCGGTGGGACGCCGCCATCGAATCGTTTAACAACGTCCTGGCCCTGGACGCTGCCCACATGGAAGCGCGCCGGCTGCTGGCAAAAGCCGAACAGGGCAGGGAGGATGAATTCAAGAAAGCCTATACCAATGACCTTGGCATGACCTTTGTGTGGATAGAGCCGGGCGGTTTCCAGATGGGCAGCCCGTCAAAAGAGCAGGGCCGGTATGGTGATGAGGTCCAGCACCCGGTGATTCTGACCAGGGGATTCTACCTGCAGACCACTGAAGTGACCCAGGGGCAGTGGAAAAAGATCATGAACGATAACCCGGCCTTTTTTAAAGAGTGCGGGGATAACTGCCCGGTGGAGCAGGTCTCCTGGAATGACGTCCGGGGCTTTATCAGCCGCTTGAACAAAAAGACCGGCCGGATTTATCGTCTGCCGACCGAGGCCGAGTGGGAGTATGCCTGCCGGGCGGGAACCACCGGGCTGTTTCATACCGGTGACTGCCTGACCGATGCCCAGGCCAATTATGACAGCGCCATTTCCTTTTACGGATGCCCCAGGGGGAAACTGAGGGGCAAACCCGTGCCGGTAAAAAGTTTCCCGCCCAACGCCTGGGGATTGTATGACATGCACGGCAATGTCTGGGAATGGTGCGCGGACTGGTACGGGGATTATCCTTCAGGCAGCGTTAAAGATCCGGCCGGCCCGGATTCGGGCGCCAGCCGCGTGAATCGCGGGGGCTGCTGGAACCGGGATGCGGTTTACTGCCGCTCGGCCATCCGCAATGACGATGCGCCGGACTCCCGGTTCAATAACCTGGGCTTCCGGCTGGTGCTTCAGCCGTAG
- a CDS encoding DUF3574 domain-containing protein, giving the protein MKRYLRLTLPAILLLVSGCAGQPQWTKYEVCFGLSSDAGQTRISDQDWERFRDEQIVTRFPDGFTLYSAQGYWQSGATIYAEPSMMLMVVSPDRESTVRKLDEIARSYKQQFHQESVLQIRSEVDADFNE; this is encoded by the coding sequence ATGAAACGTTACTTGCGTCTCACTTTACCGGCCATACTGCTTCTGGTCTCGGGATGCGCGGGTCAGCCGCAATGGACAAAATATGAGGTGTGCTTCGGGCTTTCTTCCGATGCCGGCCAGACGAGGATTTCCGATCAGGACTGGGAACGATTCAGGGATGAACAAATCGTCACGCGCTTCCCTGACGGGTTTACCTTGTACAGCGCCCAGGGATACTGGCAAAGCGGGGCAACAATCTACGCCGAGCCTTCAATGATGCTGATGGTCGTATCTCCCGACAGGGAAAGCACCGTCAGAAAGCTGGATGAAATAGCCCGGTCCTACAAACAGCAGTTCCATCAGGAGTCGGTTCTTCAGATCCGGTCGGAAGTGGACGCCGATTTCAACGAGTAA
- a CDS encoding pyrimidine/purine nucleoside phosphorylase: MSEFKNVTVIKKANVYFDGKVTSRTVVFPDGSRKTLGIMAPGKYEFNTDVKEIMEILSGELDVLISESEGWKTIKGGGQFEVPAKSKFGLNVKSLTDYCCSYIK; encoded by the coding sequence ATGTCCGAATTTAAGAATGTGACTGTCATTAAAAAGGCCAATGTTTATTTTGACGGCAAAGTCACCAGCCGCACGGTTGTCTTCCCGGACGGCTCGCGCAAAACCCTTGGCATTATGGCCCCGGGAAAATATGAGTTCAACACGGATGTTAAAGAGATCATGGAAATCCTCTCCGGCGAACTGGATGTATTGATATCGGAAAGCGAGGGATGGAAAACGATAAAAGGCGGGGGACAATTTGAAGTCCCGGCCAAATCCAAATTCGGCCTGAACGTCAAAAGCCTTACCGACTACTGCTGTTCTTATATCAAATAA
- a CDS encoding VOC family protein — MPIAVKSANTILYCGKWEETVRFYRDRLELPVTFSSDWFVEFRSGDGAFISIADEKRSSVKSCRGQGVTITLEVDDIEAAHRAAGEIGLNPTDIRTHPWGARVFYLRDPEGHRLEIWRKEASATAEAPAGSPGY, encoded by the coding sequence ATGCCGATCGCCGTCAAATCCGCCAATACGATCCTGTACTGCGGCAAATGGGAGGAAACCGTGCGGTTCTACCGGGACCGGCTGGAACTGCCGGTGACCTTTTCCTCGGACTGGTTCGTGGAATTCCGGTCAGGCGACGGGGCGTTCATCAGCATCGCCGATGAAAAGCGGTCTTCCGTAAAAAGTTGCCGGGGACAGGGCGTCACCATTACCCTGGAGGTCGACGACATTGAAGCGGCCCATCGGGCGGCCGGAGAAATTGGACTGAACCCCACGGATATCAGGACGCATCCCTGGGGCGCCCGGGTGTTTTATCTGCGGGATCCGGAAGGGCACCGTCTGGAAATATGGCGTAAAGAAGCTTCCGCTACGGCTGAAGCACCAGCCGGAAGCCCAGGTTATTGA